From Tachypleus tridentatus isolate NWPU-2018 chromosome 8, ASM421037v1, whole genome shotgun sequence, a single genomic window includes:
- the LOC143222391 gene encoding serine protease inhibitor swm-1-like, whose protein sequence is MLEHFPLTTDHITQIRMPRGYTVNLLVCLLITAVCREINGHACPENEHFEKCGTACEATCDSAPIYCTQECVEGCFCNSGFVRGPYRKCVRPEECPGTIPECPDGEYFSECGTACEETCEKRPDVCTLQCIRGCFCNPGLIRGPNHSCISPDECPGKDHELLYC, encoded by the exons ATGTTAGAACATTTCCCATTAACTACGGATCACATTACACAAATAAGGATGCCTAGAGGGTACACGGTTAACTTACTGGTATGTTTACTGATAACCGCCGTGTGTAGAG AAATTAATGGCCACGCATGCCCAGAAAATGAGCATTTCGAAAAGTGTGGGACAGCCTGTGAAGCCACTTGTGATTCAGCTCCAATATACTGTACACAGGAGTGTGTGGAAGGTTGCTTCTGTAACTCGGGCTTTGTCCGAGGACCGTACAGAAAGTGTGTAAGGCCCGAAGAGTGTCCAG gAACAATACCCGAGTGTCCAGATGGGGAATATTTTTCAGAGTGTGGTACAGCATGCGAAGAGACGTGTGAGAAACGTCCCGATGTTTGTACACTGCAGTGTATAAGAGGTTGTTTCTGCAATCCAGGTTTGATCAGAGGTCCAAACCACAGCTGCATCAGCCCTGATGAGTGTCCAGGGAAGGATCACGAGTTACTCTACTGTTAG
- the Vha14-1 gene encoding V-type proton ATPase subunit Vha14-1 has protein sequence MAVHSGVKGKLIGVIGDEDTCVGFLLGGIGEINKSRQPNFMVVDKNSSVSEIEECFKNFVKRGDIDIILINQNIAEMIRHVIDTHLSPIPAVLEIPSKDHPYDPSKDSILKRAKGMFSVEDYR, from the exons ATGGCAGTTCATTCAGGTGTGAAGGGCAAACTTATCGGCGTTATTGGTGATgag GATACATGTGTTGGTTTCCTTTTGGGTGGCATAGGAGAAATTAATAAGTCACGACAACCAAATTTCATGGTGGTTGATAAAA ATAGCAGTGTTAGTGAGATCGAAGAATGTTTCAAGAACTTTGTGAAACGAGGTGATATAGACATTATCCTTATTAACCAAAAT ATTGCAGAAATGATTCGTCACGTTATCGACACCCATTTATCCCCCATACCGGCTGTTTTAGAGATACCATCGAAAGACCATCCTTATGATCCATCTAAAGACTCCATTTTAAAAAGAGCAAAG ggTATGTTCAGTGTAGAGGACTATCGTTAA